In a single window of the Saccharothrix australiensis genome:
- a CDS encoding NAD-dependent epimerase/dehydratase family protein yields MNLRDARVLITGGAGLIGSTIADHLLDEGVAEIVVLDNLVRGRLENLAGPLAAGAVRFVEGDLRDVDTVRSVVDGVDLVFHQAAIRITQCAEEPRLAHDVLATGTFNVLEAAVRANVTKVVAASSASVYGLAEVFPTEEGHHTYGNRTLYGAAKVYNEGLLRSFHEMYGLDYVGLRYFNVYGPRMDVFGVYTEVLVRWMERIAAGTPPLILGDGSQTMDFVHISDIARANVLAAKSDATDEVFNVASGVETSLAQLADALLDVMGRADLRPEHGPERKVNAVPRRLASTAAAREKLGFEARVALHDGLADLVTWWRAETAAETADQKLQGAAG; encoded by the coding sequence GTGAACCTGCGTGACGCACGTGTCCTGATCACCGGCGGTGCGGGCCTCATCGGCTCGACCATCGCCGACCACCTGCTCGACGAGGGCGTCGCCGAGATCGTCGTGCTGGACAACCTGGTGCGCGGCCGGCTGGAGAACCTCGCCGGCCCGCTGGCCGCCGGCGCGGTGCGGTTCGTGGAGGGCGACCTGCGCGACGTCGACACCGTCCGGTCCGTTGTGGACGGTGTGGACCTGGTGTTCCACCAGGCTGCCATCCGGATCACGCAGTGCGCCGAGGAGCCGCGGCTGGCGCACGACGTGCTGGCCACCGGCACCTTCAACGTGCTGGAAGCCGCCGTGCGGGCGAACGTGACGAAGGTCGTGGCCGCCTCCTCCGCCTCGGTGTACGGCCTGGCCGAGGTGTTCCCGACCGAGGAGGGCCACCACACGTACGGCAACCGCACGCTCTACGGCGCGGCCAAGGTCTACAACGAGGGCCTGCTGCGCAGCTTCCACGAGATGTACGGCCTGGACTACGTCGGCCTGCGCTACTTCAACGTGTACGGCCCGCGCATGGACGTCTTCGGCGTCTACACCGAGGTCCTGGTGCGCTGGATGGAGCGCATCGCCGCGGGCACCCCGCCGCTGATCCTCGGCGACGGCAGCCAGACGATGGACTTCGTCCACATCTCCGACATCGCCCGCGCCAACGTGCTGGCGGCCAAGAGCGACGCCACCGACGAGGTGTTCAACGTCGCCTCCGGCGTCGAGACCAGCCTCGCCCAGCTCGCCGACGCGCTGCTGGACGTCATGGGGCGCGCGGACCTCCGGCCCGAGCACGGCCCGGAGCGCAAGGTCAACGCGGTGCCCCGCCGCCTGGCGAGCACCGCCGCCGCCCGCGAGAAGCTCGGCTTCGAGGCGCGGGTGGCGCTCCACGACGGACTGGCGGACCTCGTGACGTGGTGGCGCGCCGAGACCGCAGCCGAGACCGCCGACCAGAAGCTCCAGGGAGCCGCCGGATGA
- a CDS encoding RNA-binding S4 domain-containing protein: MRIREVEISDDMIRLGQFLKLAGLAENGAHARELVEDGEVTVNGRVEERRGAQLHDGDVIAVGAEKARLVANR, from the coding sequence ATGCGCATCCGCGAGGTGGAGATCTCCGACGACATGATCCGGCTCGGCCAGTTCCTCAAGCTGGCCGGCCTGGCGGAGAACGGCGCGCACGCCCGCGAACTCGTCGAGGACGGCGAGGTCACCGTCAACGGGCGGGTCGAGGAGCGGCGCGGTGCGCAGCTGCACGACGGCGACGTGATCGCGGTCGGCGCGGAGAAGGCCAGGCTCGTCGCGAACCGGTAG
- the rfbC gene encoding dTDP-4-dehydrorhamnose 3,5-epimerase, giving the protein MTGVAARKQGMDMTVTPTGIEGVFVIQPEWFEDERGFFFESYSKRRWEQHGLHLDFVQDNHSRSQRGVLRGFHFQNGLAPQHRLVRCTVGAIWDVVVDLRVGSPTFGKWFGIELSATNRTQLLMGPEFAHGFAVLSDVAEVQYKTTGFHNPAAEGLLAWDDPDVAVPWPIENPTLSAKDSGNPSLAAYLADPAFHYGESA; this is encoded by the coding sequence ATGACCGGGGTGGCGGCCCGGAAGCAGGGCATGGACATGACGGTCACGCCGACCGGCATCGAGGGCGTGTTCGTCATCCAACCGGAGTGGTTCGAGGACGAGCGTGGCTTTTTCTTCGAGTCCTACAGCAAGCGCCGCTGGGAGCAGCACGGCCTGCACCTGGACTTCGTGCAGGACAACCACTCCCGCTCGCAGCGCGGTGTGCTGCGCGGCTTCCACTTCCAGAACGGCCTCGCGCCGCAGCACCGCCTGGTGCGCTGCACGGTCGGCGCGATCTGGGACGTGGTGGTCGACCTCCGCGTCGGCTCGCCCACGTTCGGCAAGTGGTTCGGCATCGAGCTGTCGGCGACCAACCGGACGCAACTGCTGATGGGCCCGGAGTTCGCGCACGGCTTCGCGGTGCTGTCCGACGTCGCCGAGGTGCAGTACAAGACGACCGGCTTCCACAACCCGGCGGCCGAGGGGCTGCTGGCGTGGGACGACCCGGACGTGGCCGTGCCGTGGCCGATCGAGAACCCGACGCTGTCCGCGAAGGACAGCGGCAACCCCAGCCTGGCGGCGTACCTGGCCGACCCCGCGTTCCACTACGGAGAATCAGCGTGA
- a CDS encoding sensor histidine kinase — MSSSLRPERWSLRTRLVVEQVVLIAVVCAGIGVISVVALRDFLVERLDQQLYESAARVERGVPPMPGLPPPSPLDRPGFRPGTLVAYIRPDSIDAARLRPGGDDPENLPVAELAALSSVPSDARPHTVHLSEQLRDYRVIAVRALDGTVVVTGLPMADVDGVVWQAGLIVGGVALAGLVAVSLAGAVIIGRTLRPLERVAATAGRVAELPLHRGEVALAERVPARDADPDTEVGQVGQALNRMLDHVGDALKARYASETRVRQFVADAGHELRTPLAAIRGYAELTRRTTDEVPPRIGHAMRRVESEAVRMTSLVEDLLLLARLDAGRPLARDEVDLSRVVVDGVSDARIAGPDHDWRLELPPVPVAVRGDEHKLQQVLANLLSNARTHTPPGTTVTTALRRCPDGVALTVTDDGPGIPAELQPEVFERFARGDTSRSRAAGSTGLGLSIVAAVVAAHDGGVSVDSRPGGTTFTVRLPG, encoded by the coding sequence ATGTCCTCAAGCCTGCGCCCTGAGCGCTGGTCCCTGCGCACCCGCCTGGTCGTCGAGCAGGTGGTGCTGATCGCGGTCGTGTGCGCGGGCATCGGCGTCATCAGCGTCGTGGCCCTGCGGGACTTCCTGGTCGAACGGCTCGACCAGCAGCTGTACGAGTCCGCCGCGCGGGTCGAGCGCGGCGTGCCGCCGATGCCCGGCCTGCCGCCGCCCAGCCCGCTGGACCGGCCGGGGTTCCGGCCCGGCACGCTGGTCGCGTACATCCGCCCGGACAGCATCGACGCGGCCCGGCTGCGGCCCGGCGGCGACGACCCCGAGAACCTGCCGGTGGCGGAGCTGGCCGCGCTGTCGTCCGTGCCGTCCGACGCCCGGCCGCACACCGTGCACCTGAGCGAGCAGCTGCGCGACTACCGCGTGATCGCCGTGCGGGCGCTGGACGGCACGGTGGTCGTCACGGGGCTGCCGATGGCCGACGTGGACGGCGTCGTGTGGCAGGCCGGGCTCATCGTCGGCGGGGTGGCGCTGGCCGGGCTGGTGGCGGTGAGCCTCGCGGGCGCGGTCATCATCGGGCGGACCCTGCGGCCGCTGGAGCGGGTGGCCGCCACGGCGGGCCGGGTGGCGGAACTGCCGCTGCACCGGGGCGAGGTGGCGCTCGCCGAGCGGGTGCCCGCGCGGGACGCCGACCCCGACACCGAGGTGGGGCAGGTCGGGCAGGCGCTCAACCGGATGCTCGACCACGTGGGCGACGCCCTCAAGGCCCGCTACGCCAGCGAGACGCGGGTGCGGCAGTTCGTGGCCGACGCCGGCCACGAGCTGCGCACCCCGCTGGCCGCCATCCGCGGCTACGCCGAGCTGACCCGCCGCACCACCGACGAGGTGCCGCCGCGCATCGGCCACGCCATGCGCCGGGTCGAGTCGGAGGCGGTGCGGATGACCTCGCTGGTGGAGGACCTGCTGCTGCTGGCCCGGCTGGACGCGGGCCGCCCGCTGGCGCGCGACGAGGTCGACCTGTCCCGCGTGGTCGTGGACGGGGTGAGCGACGCCCGCATCGCCGGACCGGACCACGACTGGCGGCTGGAGCTGCCGCCGGTGCCGGTGGCGGTGCGCGGCGACGAGCACAAGTTGCAGCAGGTGCTGGCGAACCTGTTGTCCAACGCCCGCACCCACACGCCACCGGGCACGACGGTGACCACGGCGCTGCGGAGGTGCCCCGACGGCGTCGCGCTGACCGTCACCGACGACGGGCCGGGCATCCCCGCCGAGCTCCAGCCCGAGGTGTTCGAGCGGTTCGCGCGCGGCGACACGTCCCGGTCGCGGGCCGCCGGCAGCACGGGGCTCGGCCTGTCCATCGTCGCGGCGGTCGTGGCGGCGCACGACGGCGGCGTGTCGGTCGACAGCCGGCCGGGCGGCACGACGTTCACCGTGCGGCTGCCGGGCTGA
- a CDS encoding ArnT family glycosyltransferase, translating to MRARLPLLLLLAGSAVLYLWRLGDSGWANAYYSAAAQAGARSWSAWFFGATDPAGSITVDKTPAATWVMGLSARLFGVNPWSILVPQALMGVASVGLLHAAVKRTAGEAAGLIAGAVLALTPAAVLMFRFNNPDALLVLLLVAGAYCVVRSTERASWRWLALAGAAVGFAFLTKMLQAFLVLPAFGLVYLVAAPAAMTRKLWHLAGALGAVVVAGGWWVLAVELTPSGSRPHIGGSQRDSVLELALGYNGLGRLTGEEVGSVGGGGGWGTTGWSRLLGPEMGGHIAWLLPTAAVLLVAGCWAADRRGRTGLALWGGWLVVTAAVFSFMNGIIHPYYTVALAPAIGAITGIGATALWQRRREPVAGAALSGALAVTALQCYLLLLGWSAGLAAVVLFLGLPAAVGLFLSAVAPPAVVVPVAVAATLLGPGAYSVATASSPHSGAIPSAGPDRGLPGGGGGVVVIGPGGGPNGGGLLSAPKPGPALVALLRGAGSRWAAATVGSNNAAGYQLDSGVPVMAVGGFNGTDPAPTPERFQELVRSGQIRYFLGGAGIPAESGSDASERIAEWVADHFTAATVDDVAVYDLTAGAQR from the coding sequence ATGCGAGCGCGACTACCCCTGTTGCTGTTGCTGGCCGGTTCCGCCGTGCTGTACCTGTGGCGCCTGGGCGATTCCGGGTGGGCCAACGCCTACTACTCCGCCGCCGCCCAGGCCGGCGCGCGGAGCTGGTCGGCGTGGTTCTTCGGCGCGACCGACCCGGCCGGCTCGATCACGGTCGACAAGACGCCGGCCGCCACCTGGGTGATGGGCCTGTCGGCCCGCCTGTTCGGCGTCAACCCCTGGAGCATCCTGGTACCGCAGGCGCTGATGGGCGTGGCGAGCGTGGGCCTGCTGCACGCCGCGGTGAAGCGCACGGCGGGCGAGGCCGCCGGGCTGATCGCGGGCGCGGTGCTGGCGCTGACCCCGGCGGCCGTGCTGATGTTCCGGTTCAACAACCCCGACGCGTTGCTGGTGCTGCTGCTGGTCGCGGGCGCGTACTGCGTGGTGCGGTCCACCGAGCGGGCGTCCTGGCGGTGGTTGGCGCTCGCCGGCGCCGCGGTCGGGTTCGCGTTCCTGACCAAGATGCTCCAGGCGTTCCTGGTGCTGCCCGCGTTCGGCCTGGTGTACCTGGTGGCCGCGCCCGCCGCGATGACGCGGAAGCTGTGGCACCTCGCCGGGGCGCTGGGCGCGGTGGTCGTCGCGGGTGGCTGGTGGGTGCTGGCGGTGGAGCTGACGCCGTCCGGCTCCCGGCCCCACATCGGCGGGTCGCAGCGCGACAGCGTGCTCGAACTCGCGTTGGGCTACAACGGCTTGGGCCGGCTCACCGGCGAGGAGGTCGGCAGCGTCGGCGGTGGCGGCGGCTGGGGCACGACCGGCTGGAGCCGGCTGCTCGGCCCGGAGATGGGCGGCCACATCGCGTGGCTGCTGCCGACCGCCGCGGTGCTGCTGGTCGCCGGGTGCTGGGCGGCGGACCGGCGGGGGCGGACGGGGCTGGCGCTGTGGGGCGGGTGGCTGGTGGTCACCGCGGCGGTGTTCAGCTTCATGAACGGGATCATCCACCCCTACTACACGGTGGCCCTCGCGCCGGCGATCGGCGCGATCACCGGCATCGGCGCGACGGCGCTGTGGCAGCGGCGGCGGGAACCCGTGGCGGGCGCGGCGCTCTCGGGCGCGCTCGCCGTCACGGCCCTCCAGTGCTACCTGCTGCTGCTGGGCTGGTCGGCCGGGCTCGCCGCGGTCGTGCTGTTCCTGGGGCTGCCGGCCGCGGTGGGGCTGTTCCTGTCCGCGGTCGCGCCGCCGGCCGTCGTGGTGCCCGTCGCCGTGGCGGCCACGCTGCTCGGGCCGGGCGCGTACTCGGTCGCCACGGCCTCGTCACCGCACTCGGGCGCGATACCCAGCGCCGGGCCGGACCGCGGCCTGCCCGGCGGCGGCGGCGGCGTGGTGGTCATCGGTCCGGGCGGAGGGCCCAACGGCGGCGGCCTGCTCAGCGCGCCGAAGCCCGGCCCGGCGCTGGTCGCGCTGCTGCGCGGCGCCGGGTCCCGGTGGGCCGCCGCGACGGTCGGGTCGAACAACGCGGCGGGCTACCAGTTGGACAGCGGGGTGCCGGTGATGGCCGTGGGCGGCTTCAACGGCACCGACCCCGCGCCCACGCCGGAGCGGTTCCAGGAGCTGGTCCGAAGTGGACAGATCCGCTACTTCCTCGGCGGCGCGGGCATCCCCGCCGAGTCCGGCAGCGACGCGTCCGAGCGGATCGCCGAGTGGGTCGCGGACCACTTCACCGCCGCCACCGTGGACGACGTCGCCGTCTACGACCTCACAGCGGGCGCACAGCGATGA
- a CDS encoding sugar transferase: MSEQVRPTRRRAVAGVTTADRTTHPTVGSWEPAYRYGVIAADVVSTVLVVVLGGAVLSANHLSYGPLPLFALEAVTVVIVLGSLCLNRAWSTTVLGQGAEEFRRLGRGLFGSVVALGLGALAAGMPGARLWVFAVGPAIALVAFPVRYALRRPLHRARGEGKCLLPVLAAGNVVTVKDLIDRTRRAPHLGWRVDALCTVDGRADVGVELDGIPVVGRFGELAEQVRRGGYRIVAVTPDAYWTPRRLQQLAWDLEGTGAEMVVAAALMDFAGPRLHVTGVLGMPLLRVTEPSFTGFRRVVKTLVDKVGSLVLIGLLAPVLLACAVAITIDTRGPVLYKQRRVGKGGKPFTIVKFRTMVTNADALRARLEKVNEGAGVLFKMRRDPRVTAVGRVLRRYSLDELPQLFNVVAGSMSLVGPRPPLPEESARYAPDVRRRLLVKPGITGLWQVSGRSDLSWEESVRLDLRYVEDWSLALDALILWKTFRAVFGGQGAY; encoded by the coding sequence ATGAGCGAGCAGGTCCGGCCCACGCGACGCAGAGCGGTCGCGGGGGTGACGACGGCCGACCGCACGACCCACCCCACGGTGGGCAGTTGGGAACCCGCCTACCGGTACGGCGTCATCGCCGCCGACGTCGTCTCCACCGTGCTCGTCGTGGTCCTCGGCGGCGCGGTGCTCTCGGCCAACCACCTCTCCTACGGCCCGTTGCCCCTGTTCGCCCTGGAAGCGGTCACGGTCGTCATCGTCCTCGGCTCGCTGTGCCTGAACCGGGCGTGGAGCACGACGGTGCTCGGCCAGGGCGCGGAGGAGTTCCGCCGCCTGGGTCGCGGCCTGTTCGGGTCGGTCGTCGCGCTGGGCCTGGGCGCGCTGGCCGCCGGGATGCCGGGCGCGCGGCTGTGGGTGTTCGCGGTGGGCCCGGCGATCGCGCTGGTGGCGTTCCCCGTCCGGTACGCGCTGCGCCGCCCGCTGCACCGGGCGCGCGGCGAGGGCAAGTGCCTGTTGCCGGTGCTCGCGGCGGGCAACGTCGTCACCGTCAAGGACCTGATCGACCGCACCCGCCGCGCGCCGCACCTCGGGTGGCGCGTCGACGCGCTGTGCACCGTGGACGGTCGGGCGGACGTCGGCGTCGAGCTGGACGGCATACCCGTGGTGGGCCGGTTCGGCGAGCTGGCCGAGCAGGTGCGCCGCGGCGGCTACCGGATCGTGGCCGTCACGCCGGACGCCTACTGGACGCCCCGGCGGCTCCAGCAGCTCGCGTGGGACCTGGAGGGCACCGGCGCGGAGATGGTCGTCGCCGCCGCCCTGATGGACTTCGCCGGTCCGCGCCTGCACGTCACCGGCGTGCTGGGGATGCCGCTGCTGCGGGTCACCGAGCCGTCGTTCACCGGGTTCCGCCGGGTGGTCAAGACCCTGGTGGACAAGGTCGGCTCGCTGGTGCTGATCGGGCTGCTCGCGCCGGTGCTGCTGGCGTGCGCGGTGGCGATCACCATCGACACCAGGGGACCGGTGCTCTACAAGCAGCGGCGCGTCGGCAAGGGCGGCAAGCCGTTCACGATCGTCAAGTTCCGCACGATGGTGACCAACGCCGACGCGCTGCGCGCCCGGTTGGAGAAGGTCAACGAGGGCGCGGGCGTGCTGTTCAAGATGCGGCGCGACCCCAGGGTCACCGCCGTCGGCCGCGTGCTGCGCCGCTACTCGCTGGACGAGCTGCCGCAGCTGTTCAACGTGGTCGCCGGGTCCATGTCACTGGTCGGGCCGCGGCCGCCGCTGCCGGAGGAGAGCGCGCGGTACGCGCCGGACGTGCGGCGGCGGCTGCTGGTCAAGCCGGGGATCACCGGGCTGTGGCAGGTGTCCGGCCGCAGCGACCTGTCGTGGGAGGAGTCCGTCCGGCTGGACCTGCGCTACGTCGAGGACTGGTCGCTGGCGCTGGACGCGCTGATCCTCTGGAAGACCTTCCGGGCCGTCTTCGGCGGCCAGGGGGCGTACTGA
- a CDS encoding copper resistance CopC family protein, with protein MKRLALSALVAACALLGTMPPAYAHTELVAGDPADGASLTGPPTTLTLTFTDPVPAESAIVTVTAPDGTRWRTGEITASGATLTVPVAPDAAPPGRYALAWQVVGLDGHYVDGATTFTLTGPTAVPPTPALAPGTPTTAPEGTSTPPTAPASAAPTSAAPTSAASTATTTGPELSTFSGFATAAPTTGGTGGGSGPSAWVWITSALLLLVAGVVVAVLLKRRRPDGTPPGGTPPNGTPPNGTG; from the coding sequence ATGAAGCGACTGGCGCTCTCGGCACTCGTGGCGGCGTGCGCGCTGCTCGGGACGATGCCACCGGCGTACGCCCACACCGAACTCGTGGCAGGCGACCCGGCGGACGGTGCGAGCCTGACCGGGCCGCCGACCACGCTGACGCTGACGTTCACCGACCCGGTGCCCGCCGAGAGCGCCATCGTCACGGTGACCGCACCGGACGGGACGCGGTGGCGGACCGGCGAGATCACCGCGTCCGGCGCCACCCTCACCGTGCCGGTCGCCCCGGACGCGGCACCGCCCGGCCGGTACGCGCTGGCCTGGCAGGTCGTCGGGCTGGACGGGCACTACGTCGACGGCGCGACGACCTTCACCCTCACGGGGCCCACCGCCGTGCCGCCGACACCCGCGCTCGCGCCCGGCACGCCCACGACCGCGCCGGAGGGCACGTCCACCCCGCCGACCGCGCCAGCCTCCGCAGCGCCCACCTCCGCAGCGCCCACCTCCGCCGCGTCCACCGCGACCACCACCGGCCCGGAGCTGTCGACGTTCTCCGGGTTCGCCACGGCGGCGCCGACGACCGGCGGGACCGGCGGCGGCAGCGGGCCGTCGGCGTGGGTGTGGATCACCAGCGCGCTGCTGCTGCTCGTGGCGGGCGTGGTGGTCGCCGTGCTGCTCAAGCGCCGCCGCCCGGACGGCACGCCACCGGGCGGAACGCCGCCGAACGGGACGCCGCCGAACGGGACCGGCTGA
- a CDS encoding response regulator transcription factor, giving the protein MRAVKSPELRRPDGSPVRVLVVDDESTLAELMSMALRMEKWEVRTALDGASAVRVAREFRPDVVVLDVMLPDFDGLEVLRRLRADAPALPVLFLTAKDAVEDRIAGLTAGGDDYVTKPFSLEEVVLRLRGLLRRTGVTEASAGTELVVGDLVLDEETREVRRGGTAVELTATEFELLRFLMRNPRRVLSKARILDRVWSYDFGGQANIVELYISYLRKKIDAGRAPMIHTMRGAGYVLKPAP; this is encoded by the coding sequence ATGCGCGCGGTGAAGTCCCCTGAACTCCGTCGTCCGGACGGGAGCCCGGTCCGGGTCCTCGTGGTGGACGACGAGTCCACGCTGGCCGAGTTGATGTCGATGGCCCTGCGGATGGAGAAGTGGGAGGTCCGCACCGCGCTCGACGGCGCGTCGGCGGTGCGGGTCGCGCGGGAGTTCCGGCCCGACGTCGTGGTGCTCGACGTGATGCTGCCCGACTTCGACGGGTTGGAGGTGCTGCGGCGGCTGCGGGCCGACGCGCCCGCGCTGCCCGTGCTGTTCCTCACCGCGAAGGACGCCGTCGAGGACCGCATCGCCGGGCTGACCGCCGGTGGCGACGACTACGTGACCAAGCCGTTCAGCCTTGAGGAGGTGGTGCTGCGGCTGCGGGGCCTGCTGCGCCGCACCGGGGTCACCGAGGCGTCCGCAGGCACCGAGCTGGTGGTCGGCGACCTCGTGCTGGACGAGGAGACCCGCGAGGTGCGGCGCGGCGGCACGGCGGTCGAGCTGACGGCCACCGAGTTCGAGCTGCTGCGGTTCCTGATGCGCAACCCCAGGCGGGTGCTGAGCAAGGCCCGGATCCTGGACCGCGTGTGGAGCTACGACTTCGGCGGCCAGGCCAACATCGTGGAGCTCTACATCTCCTACCTGCGCAAGAAGATCGACGCGGGCCGCGCGCCGATGATCCACACGATGCGGGGCGCGGGCTATGTCCTCAAGCCTGCGCCCTGA
- a CDS encoding Gfo/Idh/MocA family protein has protein sequence MDQPIGIAVVGAGYWGPNLVRNAQATPGLKLRYLCDLDVERARRVLGDYSTVRVSGSLDDVLADPAVDAVAIATPAATHLPVAMAALRAGKHVLVEKPLAAGYTEGLELVREAESRGLTLMLDHTFVYTPTVRHLRELVRGGEIGTVQYLDSVRVNLGLVQPDVDVLWDLAPHDLSIFDAILPDGVRVVRVSAHGSDPIGAGRACIGHLTLELSDGVLAHVHVNWLSPTKIRTMIVGGSRRTVVWDDLNVVQRVSVHDRGADVIEGDEARTQAIISYRRGDTVAPALPEREALRGVMAEFAASITEKRPPLTDGWSGLRVLAILEAASASLAAGGEFVTVRDVRPAEWEEAVA, from the coding sequence ATGGACCAGCCGATCGGCATCGCCGTCGTCGGCGCCGGCTACTGGGGGCCGAACCTGGTGCGCAACGCACAGGCGACGCCCGGCCTGAAGCTGCGCTACCTGTGCGACCTGGACGTCGAGCGCGCCCGCCGGGTGCTCGGCGACTACTCGACCGTGCGGGTCTCCGGCTCGCTGGACGACGTGCTCGCCGACCCGGCCGTGGACGCGGTCGCGATCGCCACGCCCGCCGCCACGCACCTGCCGGTGGCGATGGCCGCGCTGCGCGCCGGGAAGCACGTGCTGGTGGAGAAACCGCTCGCGGCGGGGTACACCGAGGGGCTGGAGCTGGTGCGGGAAGCGGAGTCGCGCGGCCTGACGCTCATGCTCGACCACACGTTCGTCTACACGCCGACCGTGCGGCACCTGCGCGAGCTGGTGCGCGGCGGCGAGATCGGCACCGTGCAGTACCTGGACTCGGTGCGGGTCAACCTCGGGCTCGTGCAGCCGGACGTGGACGTGCTGTGGGACCTCGCGCCGCACGACCTGTCGATCTTCGACGCCATCCTGCCCGACGGGGTGCGCGTGGTGCGCGTGTCGGCGCACGGCTCGGACCCGATCGGCGCGGGTCGCGCGTGCATCGGGCACCTGACGCTGGAGCTGTCCGACGGCGTGCTGGCCCACGTGCACGTGAACTGGCTGTCGCCGACCAAGATCCGCACCATGATCGTGGGCGGCTCGCGCCGCACCGTGGTGTGGGACGACCTGAACGTGGTCCAGCGCGTCTCGGTGCACGACCGGGGCGCGGACGTCATCGAGGGCGACGAGGCGCGCACGCAGGCGATCATCTCCTACCGCCGCGGCGACACCGTCGCGCCCGCGCTGCCCGAGCGCGAGGCGCTGCGCGGCGTCATGGCGGAGTTCGCGGCCTCGATCACCGAGAAGCGCCCACCGCTGACCGACGGCTGGTCGGGACTGCGGGTGCTGGCCATCCTGGAAGCGGCGTCGGCGAGCCTGGCCGCCGGCGGCGAGTTCGTGACAGTGCGGGACGTACGTCCGGCCGAGTGGGAAGAGGCGGTTGCGTGA
- the mug gene encoding G/U mismatch-specific DNA glycosylase: protein MTAGPDRQPTRDTEQAPATGRAGGDRATLPDVLAPDLDVLFCGINPGLLSAAKGQHFARPGNRFWPALHLSGFTPRLLTPAEQDELPRYGLGITNLVARPTAKADELTAEELRAGGARLTALAASHRPRVVAVVGITAYRTAFDRRAARVGPQPEAIADSRLWVLPNPSGLNAHYRLADLAAVFGELRSAVERSS from the coding sequence ATGACCGCCGGACCGGACAGGCAGCCGACCCGCGACACCGAGCAGGCGCCGGCGACCGGTCGTGCCGGCGGTGATCGCGCGACCCTGCCCGACGTGCTCGCGCCGGACCTGGACGTGCTGTTCTGCGGCATCAACCCCGGCCTGCTCTCCGCCGCCAAGGGGCAGCACTTCGCCCGGCCGGGCAACCGCTTCTGGCCCGCGCTGCACCTGTCCGGCTTCACGCCGCGCCTGCTGACGCCCGCCGAGCAGGACGAGCTGCCCCGGTACGGCCTGGGCATCACGAACCTGGTCGCCCGCCCCACCGCGAAGGCCGACGAGCTGACGGCCGAGGAGTTGCGGGCCGGTGGCGCGCGGCTGACCGCGCTCGCGGCGAGCCACCGGCCCAGGGTGGTGGCGGTCGTCGGGATCACGGCCTACCGCACGGCGTTCGACCGCCGCGCCGCGCGGGTCGGACCGCAGCCCGAGGCGATCGCCGACTCGCGCCTGTGGGTGCTGCCCAACCCCAGCGGGTTGAACGCCCACTACCGGCTGGCGGACCTCGCCGCGGTGTTCGGTGAACTGCGGTCGGCGGTCGAGCGGTCCTCGTAG